The following proteins are co-located in the Neodiprion virginianus isolate iyNeoVirg1 chromosome 6, iyNeoVirg1.1, whole genome shotgun sequence genome:
- the LOC124306924 gene encoding DNA polymerase delta catalytic subunit isoform X3: MNKRPFSGPPSKKNKFRVDDDDDEYPGSFEAELAIMEQMDDEFQDPSQASGEGPDQENTCSKWNRPDPRPFNPQTDSLTFQQIEVDHYIGQPLAGMPGSKIGPVAIMRMYGVTMEGNSVCCHVHGFCSYFFVTAPEKFNNSHCKPFKDALNRAVLTDMRSKNDKVTEAVLVVELIYKQSLYGYAGEDLVPFIKITVALPKLVAPCKRLLEKEMIFPTFSDHVYQAFETNIEFDIRFMVDTHVVGCSWIKLVPGKWKLRGHPGNDLPLTSRCQLEVDVAWDNFIAHPPEGEWAKVAPFRILSFDIECAGRKGIFPEANHDPVIQIANMLIRHGDTEPFLRNVFTLDTCAPIIGSQVLSFQKEAVMLEKWADFVRQCDPDIFTGYNINNFDFPYLINRAQHLKVNSFSYLGRIKDIKSVIKDQVLQSKQMGRRENKHVNFEGRVPFDLLLVLIRDYKLRSYTLNAVSYHFLQEQKEDVHHSIISDLQNGNPQTRRRLAVYCLKDAYLPLRLLDKLMCIINYMEMARVTGVSLCCLLTRGQGVKVVSQLLRKAQEKGYLMPTHQSQGSDEQFEGATVIEPKRGYYNDPIATLDYSSLYPSIIMAHNLCYTTLLLPATQHKLKLTNEKFSQTPTNAMFVKSSVRKGLLPEILENLLNARKLAKTELKNETDPFKQKVLDGRQLALKISANSVYGFTGAQVGKLPCLEISSSTTAYGRAMIERTKQEVEQKYCIANGYKHDAVVIYGDTDSVMVKFGVKDMAEAMELGKDAADFVSSKFIKPIKLEFEKIYFPYLLINKKRYAGLLFTKPDKYDKMDCKGLETVRRDNCPLVANMMNTCLQKLLIDRDPDGATDYAKQIISDLLCNRIDISQLVITKELTKTEYAAKQAHVELAAKMKKRDAGTAPKLGDRVPYVFTSAAKGTPAYLKAEDPIYVLENSIPIDSNYYLENQLSKPLLRIFEPILGDKAESLLLRGEHTRTKSVATSRVGALAAFTQKKETCMGCKAIMPAGREHMALCQHCESREPELFQHELLLGRKLEEKFCRLWTECQRCQGSLHQEVLCTSRDCPIFYMRKKVRIELDAQEKRIDRFGIPAW, encoded by the exons ATGAATAAGCGGCCTTTTTCCGGCCCTCCGtccaagaaaaataaattcag GGTagacgatgatgatgacgaaTACCCAGGATCTTTTGAAGCGGAACTTGCCATCATGGAACAAATGGACGACGAGTTTCAAGACCCGTCTCAGGCCTCTGGGGAG GGCCCAGATCAAGAAAACACCTGTTCCAAATGGAATCGGCCAGACCCTCGGCCATTCAATCCTCAAACAGACTCGCTCACTTTCCAGCAAATAGAAGTTGACCATTATATAG GGCAGCCGCTGGCTGGAATGCCAGGAAGCAAAATTGGACCAGTAGCAATAATGAGAATGTACGGAGTCACCATGGAAGGAAACTCTGTATGCTGTCACGTGCATGGGTTttgttcgtatttttttgtcactgcgccagaaaaattcaataactcTCACTGCAAACCATTCAAG GACGCTTTGAACCGAGCTGTATTAACAGATATGAGATCGAAAAATGATAAAGTTACAGAAGCTGTACTGGTAGTAGAATTAATCTACAAACAATCGCTGTACGGATATGCAGGCGAGGACTTGGTGccttttataaaaatcacgGTCGCCCTGCCAAAGCTTGTGGCTCCGTGTAAACGCTTGTTAGAGAAAGAAATGATCTTTCCAACATTCAGCGATCACGTGTACCAAGCCTTTGAAACTAACATTGAGTTTGATATCAG ATTTATGGTGGATACGCACGTGGTAGGCTGTTCATGGATCAAGCTAGTCCCTGGTAAATGGAAATTAAGAGGCCATCCAGGGAATGACTTGCCTTTGACTAGCCGTTGTCAATTGGAAGTTGACGTTGCCTGGGACAATTTCATTGCTCATCCACCAGAAGGAGAATGGGCCAAAGTTGCGCCCTTCAGAATACTAAGTTTTGATATTGAATGCGCTGGACGCAAAG GAATTTTCCCTGAGGCAAATCACGACCCAGTTATTCAGATTGCGAACATGTTGATAAGACACGGAGACACCGAACCCTTTTTGCGGAATGTATTCACATTGGATACTTGCGCGCCAATTATCGGTTCTCAGGTACTTAGTTTTCAAAAGGAAGCAGTCATGCTGGAG AAATGGGCAGACTTTGTAAGGCAGTGCGACCCCGATATATTTACCGGCTACAACATCAACAACTTCGACTTTCCCTACCTGATAAATCGAGCACAGCACCTGAAAGTGAATTCCTTCAGCTACCTTGGAAGAATAAAGGATATAAAATCTGTGATAAAAGATCAAGTGTTACAAAGTAAACAAATGGGCAGGCGAGAGAATAAACATGTCAATTTCGAAGGAAGAGTGCCGTTCGATTTATTGCTG GTCCTCATTCGAGATTACAAGTTACGGTCGTATACATTGAACGCGGTAAGTTATCACTTTCTCCAAGAACAGAAGGAAGACGTACATCACAGTATTATCAGTGATCTACAAAATGGGAATCCGCAAACACGCAGAAGACTTGCGGTTTACTGTTTGAAAGATGCCTACTTGCCTTTGAGGCTACTGGATAAGCTCATGTGCATTATCAACTACATGGAAATGGCAAGAGTGACGGGTGTCTCTCTCTGCTGTTTACTAACCAGAGGACAAGGGGTCAAAGTTGTTTCACAGCTGTTGCGAAAA gcGCAAGAGAAAGGCTATCTAATGCCAACGCATCAGAGTCAGGGAAGTGACGAACAATTCGAAGGAGCAACAGTCATAGAGCCAAAACGTGGATACTACAATGATCCGATTGCGACATTGGATTACAGTTCTCTATACCCGAGCATAATAATGGCCCATAATCTCTGCTACACAACGTTACTACTTCCAGCAACTCAACACAAACTGAAActaacgaatgaaaagttttcacaAACACCAACTAACGCCATGTTCGTCAAGTCCTCAGTTAGAAAAGGACTCCTTCcagaaattttagaaaatttattgaatgCTAGAAAATTAGCTAAAACAGAGCTAAAGAACGAAACCGATCCATTCAAACAAAAAGTTTTGGATGGACGACAGTTGGCTCTGAAAATATCAGCCAATTCTGTTTATGGTTTCACCGGAGCACAAGTAGGCAAATTGCCTTGTCTGGAAATATCTAGC AGTACGACAGCTTACGGTCGTGCAATGATAGAGCGAACTAAACAAGAAGTGGAACAAAAATACTGCATTGCAAACGGGTACAAACACGACGCTGTTGTGATATATGGCGACACTGATTCCGTGATGGTTAAGTTTGGTGTAAAGGATATGGCGGAGGCGATGGAGCTTGGAAAGGACGCAGCTGACTtcgtttcgtcaaagttcATAAAACCAATCAAGCTggaattcgagaaaatttattttccgtatctattgataaacaaaaaacgatACGCAGGTTTATTATTCACTAAGCCAGATAAATACGATAAAATGGACTGCAAGGGATTGGAAACCGTGAGAAGGGACAACTGTCCGTTGGTTGCCAACATGATGAACACTTGTTTGCAGAAATTGTTGATAGATAG AGATCCGGATGGGGCGACAGACTACGCGAAACAAATCATAAGTGATCTCCTCTGCAACCGTATAGACATTTCGCAACTTGTGATAACAAAGGAACTTACAAAGACTGAATACGCGGCCAAACAGGCTCACGTCGAGTTGGCGGCAAAAATGAAGAAGCGAGACGCAGGAACGGCTCCGAAACTCGGCGACAGAGTTCCGTACGTTTTTACGTCCGCCGCAAAAGGGACACCGGCATATCTGAAAGCAGAGGATCCGATTTACGTCCTCGAAAACAGCATTCCTATAGACTCAAATTACTACCTGGAAAACCAACTGTCCAAACCTCTTCTCAGGATATTTGAACCTATTCTTGGAGACAAAGCTGAATCTCTATTACTGAGGGGAGAACATACCCGCACCAAATCTGTAGCGACTTCACGTGTCGGAGCATTGGCCGCATTTACGCAAAAGAAGGAAACTTGTATGGGGTGTAAAGCCATCATGCCCGCAGGGCGAGAGCACATGGCTTTATGCCAGCACTGTGAATCTCGCGAACCTGAACTTTTCCAACACGAATTATTACTCGGCAGGAAGTTGGAGGAAAAATTCTGCAGATTGTGGACAGAGTGTCAAAGATGCCAGGGTAGTTTGCATCAGGAAGTTTTGTGCACCAG CCGAGACTGTCCGATTTTTTATATGAGGAAAAAAGTTAGGATTGAACTGGATGCACAGGAGAAGCGAATTGACAGATTCGGGATTCCAGCCTGGTAG
- the LOC124306924 gene encoding DNA polymerase delta catalytic subunit isoform X1: MNKRPFSGPPSKKNKFRVDDDDDEYPGSFEAELAIMEQMDDEFQDPSQASGEPDPADPQMRVRGPDQENTCSKWNRPDPRPFNPQTDSLTFQQIEVDHYIGQPLAGMPGSKIGPVAIMRMYGVTMEGNSVCCHVHGFCSYFFVTAPEKFNNSHCKPFKDALNRAVLTDMRSKNDKVTEAVLVVELIYKQSLYGYAGEDLVPFIKITVALPKLVAPCKRLLEKEMIFPTFSDHVYQAFETNIEFDIRFMVDTHVVGCSWIKLVPGKWKLRGHPGNDLPLTSRCQLEVDVAWDNFIAHPPEGEWAKVAPFRILSFDIECAGRKGIFPEANHDPVIQIANMLIRHGDTEPFLRNVFTLDTCAPIIGSQVLSFQKEAVMLEKWADFVRQCDPDIFTGYNINNFDFPYLINRAQHLKVNSFSYLGRIKDIKSVIKDQVLQSKQMGRRENKHVNFEGRVPFDLLLVLIRDYKLRSYTLNAVSYHFLQEQKEDVHHSIISDLQNGNPQTRRRLAVYCLKDAYLPLRLLDKLMCIINYMEMARVTGVSLCCLLTRGQGVKVVSQLLRKAQEKGYLMPTHQSQGSDEQFEGATVIEPKRGYYNDPIATLDYSSLYPSIIMAHNLCYTTLLLPATQHKLKLTNEKFSQTPTNAMFVKSSVRKGLLPEILENLLNARKLAKTELKNETDPFKQKVLDGRQLALKISANSVYGFTGAQVGKLPCLEISSSTTAYGRAMIERTKQEVEQKYCIANGYKHDAVVIYGDTDSVMVKFGVKDMAEAMELGKDAADFVSSKFIKPIKLEFEKIYFPYLLINKKRYAGLLFTKPDKYDKMDCKGLETVRRDNCPLVANMMNTCLQKLLIDRDPDGATDYAKQIISDLLCNRIDISQLVITKELTKTEYAAKQAHVELAAKMKKRDAGTAPKLGDRVPYVFTSAAKGTPAYLKAEDPIYVLENSIPIDSNYYLENQLSKPLLRIFEPILGDKAESLLLRGEHTRTKSVATSRVGALAAFTQKKETCMGCKAIMPAGREHMALCQHCESREPELFQHELLLGRKLEEKFCRLWTECQRCQGSLHQEVLCTSRDCPIFYMRKKVRIELDAQEKRIDRFGIPAW, translated from the exons ATGAATAAGCGGCCTTTTTCCGGCCCTCCGtccaagaaaaataaattcag GGTagacgatgatgatgacgaaTACCCAGGATCTTTTGAAGCGGAACTTGCCATCATGGAACAAATGGACGACGAGTTTCAAGACCCGTCTCAGGCCTCTGGGGAG CCTGACCCTGCAGATCCTCAAATGCGAGTGAGA GGCCCAGATCAAGAAAACACCTGTTCCAAATGGAATCGGCCAGACCCTCGGCCATTCAATCCTCAAACAGACTCGCTCACTTTCCAGCAAATAGAAGTTGACCATTATATAG GGCAGCCGCTGGCTGGAATGCCAGGAAGCAAAATTGGACCAGTAGCAATAATGAGAATGTACGGAGTCACCATGGAAGGAAACTCTGTATGCTGTCACGTGCATGGGTTttgttcgtatttttttgtcactgcgccagaaaaattcaataactcTCACTGCAAACCATTCAAG GACGCTTTGAACCGAGCTGTATTAACAGATATGAGATCGAAAAATGATAAAGTTACAGAAGCTGTACTGGTAGTAGAATTAATCTACAAACAATCGCTGTACGGATATGCAGGCGAGGACTTGGTGccttttataaaaatcacgGTCGCCCTGCCAAAGCTTGTGGCTCCGTGTAAACGCTTGTTAGAGAAAGAAATGATCTTTCCAACATTCAGCGATCACGTGTACCAAGCCTTTGAAACTAACATTGAGTTTGATATCAG ATTTATGGTGGATACGCACGTGGTAGGCTGTTCATGGATCAAGCTAGTCCCTGGTAAATGGAAATTAAGAGGCCATCCAGGGAATGACTTGCCTTTGACTAGCCGTTGTCAATTGGAAGTTGACGTTGCCTGGGACAATTTCATTGCTCATCCACCAGAAGGAGAATGGGCCAAAGTTGCGCCCTTCAGAATACTAAGTTTTGATATTGAATGCGCTGGACGCAAAG GAATTTTCCCTGAGGCAAATCACGACCCAGTTATTCAGATTGCGAACATGTTGATAAGACACGGAGACACCGAACCCTTTTTGCGGAATGTATTCACATTGGATACTTGCGCGCCAATTATCGGTTCTCAGGTACTTAGTTTTCAAAAGGAAGCAGTCATGCTGGAG AAATGGGCAGACTTTGTAAGGCAGTGCGACCCCGATATATTTACCGGCTACAACATCAACAACTTCGACTTTCCCTACCTGATAAATCGAGCACAGCACCTGAAAGTGAATTCCTTCAGCTACCTTGGAAGAATAAAGGATATAAAATCTGTGATAAAAGATCAAGTGTTACAAAGTAAACAAATGGGCAGGCGAGAGAATAAACATGTCAATTTCGAAGGAAGAGTGCCGTTCGATTTATTGCTG GTCCTCATTCGAGATTACAAGTTACGGTCGTATACATTGAACGCGGTAAGTTATCACTTTCTCCAAGAACAGAAGGAAGACGTACATCACAGTATTATCAGTGATCTACAAAATGGGAATCCGCAAACACGCAGAAGACTTGCGGTTTACTGTTTGAAAGATGCCTACTTGCCTTTGAGGCTACTGGATAAGCTCATGTGCATTATCAACTACATGGAAATGGCAAGAGTGACGGGTGTCTCTCTCTGCTGTTTACTAACCAGAGGACAAGGGGTCAAAGTTGTTTCACAGCTGTTGCGAAAA gcGCAAGAGAAAGGCTATCTAATGCCAACGCATCAGAGTCAGGGAAGTGACGAACAATTCGAAGGAGCAACAGTCATAGAGCCAAAACGTGGATACTACAATGATCCGATTGCGACATTGGATTACAGTTCTCTATACCCGAGCATAATAATGGCCCATAATCTCTGCTACACAACGTTACTACTTCCAGCAACTCAACACAAACTGAAActaacgaatgaaaagttttcacaAACACCAACTAACGCCATGTTCGTCAAGTCCTCAGTTAGAAAAGGACTCCTTCcagaaattttagaaaatttattgaatgCTAGAAAATTAGCTAAAACAGAGCTAAAGAACGAAACCGATCCATTCAAACAAAAAGTTTTGGATGGACGACAGTTGGCTCTGAAAATATCAGCCAATTCTGTTTATGGTTTCACCGGAGCACAAGTAGGCAAATTGCCTTGTCTGGAAATATCTAGC AGTACGACAGCTTACGGTCGTGCAATGATAGAGCGAACTAAACAAGAAGTGGAACAAAAATACTGCATTGCAAACGGGTACAAACACGACGCTGTTGTGATATATGGCGACACTGATTCCGTGATGGTTAAGTTTGGTGTAAAGGATATGGCGGAGGCGATGGAGCTTGGAAAGGACGCAGCTGACTtcgtttcgtcaaagttcATAAAACCAATCAAGCTggaattcgagaaaatttattttccgtatctattgataaacaaaaaacgatACGCAGGTTTATTATTCACTAAGCCAGATAAATACGATAAAATGGACTGCAAGGGATTGGAAACCGTGAGAAGGGACAACTGTCCGTTGGTTGCCAACATGATGAACACTTGTTTGCAGAAATTGTTGATAGATAG AGATCCGGATGGGGCGACAGACTACGCGAAACAAATCATAAGTGATCTCCTCTGCAACCGTATAGACATTTCGCAACTTGTGATAACAAAGGAACTTACAAAGACTGAATACGCGGCCAAACAGGCTCACGTCGAGTTGGCGGCAAAAATGAAGAAGCGAGACGCAGGAACGGCTCCGAAACTCGGCGACAGAGTTCCGTACGTTTTTACGTCCGCCGCAAAAGGGACACCGGCATATCTGAAAGCAGAGGATCCGATTTACGTCCTCGAAAACAGCATTCCTATAGACTCAAATTACTACCTGGAAAACCAACTGTCCAAACCTCTTCTCAGGATATTTGAACCTATTCTTGGAGACAAAGCTGAATCTCTATTACTGAGGGGAGAACATACCCGCACCAAATCTGTAGCGACTTCACGTGTCGGAGCATTGGCCGCATTTACGCAAAAGAAGGAAACTTGTATGGGGTGTAAAGCCATCATGCCCGCAGGGCGAGAGCACATGGCTTTATGCCAGCACTGTGAATCTCGCGAACCTGAACTTTTCCAACACGAATTATTACTCGGCAGGAAGTTGGAGGAAAAATTCTGCAGATTGTGGACAGAGTGTCAAAGATGCCAGGGTAGTTTGCATCAGGAAGTTTTGTGCACCAG CCGAGACTGTCCGATTTTTTATATGAGGAAAAAAGTTAGGATTGAACTGGATGCACAGGAGAAGCGAATTGACAGATTCGGGATTCCAGCCTGGTAG
- the LOC124306924 gene encoding DNA polymerase delta catalytic subunit isoform X2, protein MLIIIIVIITTTAIIMIIIDKVTNDMHKHFTNHMWQYAFCYQGCNTRTANMLRRFGPDQENTCSKWNRPDPRPFNPQTDSLTFQQIEVDHYIGQPLAGMPGSKIGPVAIMRMYGVTMEGNSVCCHVHGFCSYFFVTAPEKFNNSHCKPFKDALNRAVLTDMRSKNDKVTEAVLVVELIYKQSLYGYAGEDLVPFIKITVALPKLVAPCKRLLEKEMIFPTFSDHVYQAFETNIEFDIRFMVDTHVVGCSWIKLVPGKWKLRGHPGNDLPLTSRCQLEVDVAWDNFIAHPPEGEWAKVAPFRILSFDIECAGRKGIFPEANHDPVIQIANMLIRHGDTEPFLRNVFTLDTCAPIIGSQVLSFQKEAVMLEKWADFVRQCDPDIFTGYNINNFDFPYLINRAQHLKVNSFSYLGRIKDIKSVIKDQVLQSKQMGRRENKHVNFEGRVPFDLLLVLIRDYKLRSYTLNAVSYHFLQEQKEDVHHSIISDLQNGNPQTRRRLAVYCLKDAYLPLRLLDKLMCIINYMEMARVTGVSLCCLLTRGQGVKVVSQLLRKAQEKGYLMPTHQSQGSDEQFEGATVIEPKRGYYNDPIATLDYSSLYPSIIMAHNLCYTTLLLPATQHKLKLTNEKFSQTPTNAMFVKSSVRKGLLPEILENLLNARKLAKTELKNETDPFKQKVLDGRQLALKISANSVYGFTGAQVGKLPCLEISSSTTAYGRAMIERTKQEVEQKYCIANGYKHDAVVIYGDTDSVMVKFGVKDMAEAMELGKDAADFVSSKFIKPIKLEFEKIYFPYLLINKKRYAGLLFTKPDKYDKMDCKGLETVRRDNCPLVANMMNTCLQKLLIDRDPDGATDYAKQIISDLLCNRIDISQLVITKELTKTEYAAKQAHVELAAKMKKRDAGTAPKLGDRVPYVFTSAAKGTPAYLKAEDPIYVLENSIPIDSNYYLENQLSKPLLRIFEPILGDKAESLLLRGEHTRTKSVATSRVGALAAFTQKKETCMGCKAIMPAGREHMALCQHCESREPELFQHELLLGRKLEEKFCRLWTECQRCQGSLHQEVLCTSRDCPIFYMRKKVRIELDAQEKRIDRFGIPAW, encoded by the exons atgctaataataataatagtaataataacaacaacagcaatCATAATGATAATCATAGATAAAGTAACAAATGATATGCACAAGCATTTCACTAATCATATGTGGCAGTATGCATTTTGTTACCAAGGCTGCAACACTAGAACTGCTAACATGTTGCGACGATTT GGCCCAGATCAAGAAAACACCTGTTCCAAATGGAATCGGCCAGACCCTCGGCCATTCAATCCTCAAACAGACTCGCTCACTTTCCAGCAAATAGAAGTTGACCATTATATAG GGCAGCCGCTGGCTGGAATGCCAGGAAGCAAAATTGGACCAGTAGCAATAATGAGAATGTACGGAGTCACCATGGAAGGAAACTCTGTATGCTGTCACGTGCATGGGTTttgttcgtatttttttgtcactgcgccagaaaaattcaataactcTCACTGCAAACCATTCAAG GACGCTTTGAACCGAGCTGTATTAACAGATATGAGATCGAAAAATGATAAAGTTACAGAAGCTGTACTGGTAGTAGAATTAATCTACAAACAATCGCTGTACGGATATGCAGGCGAGGACTTGGTGccttttataaaaatcacgGTCGCCCTGCCAAAGCTTGTGGCTCCGTGTAAACGCTTGTTAGAGAAAGAAATGATCTTTCCAACATTCAGCGATCACGTGTACCAAGCCTTTGAAACTAACATTGAGTTTGATATCAG ATTTATGGTGGATACGCACGTGGTAGGCTGTTCATGGATCAAGCTAGTCCCTGGTAAATGGAAATTAAGAGGCCATCCAGGGAATGACTTGCCTTTGACTAGCCGTTGTCAATTGGAAGTTGACGTTGCCTGGGACAATTTCATTGCTCATCCACCAGAAGGAGAATGGGCCAAAGTTGCGCCCTTCAGAATACTAAGTTTTGATATTGAATGCGCTGGACGCAAAG GAATTTTCCCTGAGGCAAATCACGACCCAGTTATTCAGATTGCGAACATGTTGATAAGACACGGAGACACCGAACCCTTTTTGCGGAATGTATTCACATTGGATACTTGCGCGCCAATTATCGGTTCTCAGGTACTTAGTTTTCAAAAGGAAGCAGTCATGCTGGAG AAATGGGCAGACTTTGTAAGGCAGTGCGACCCCGATATATTTACCGGCTACAACATCAACAACTTCGACTTTCCCTACCTGATAAATCGAGCACAGCACCTGAAAGTGAATTCCTTCAGCTACCTTGGAAGAATAAAGGATATAAAATCTGTGATAAAAGATCAAGTGTTACAAAGTAAACAAATGGGCAGGCGAGAGAATAAACATGTCAATTTCGAAGGAAGAGTGCCGTTCGATTTATTGCTG GTCCTCATTCGAGATTACAAGTTACGGTCGTATACATTGAACGCGGTAAGTTATCACTTTCTCCAAGAACAGAAGGAAGACGTACATCACAGTATTATCAGTGATCTACAAAATGGGAATCCGCAAACACGCAGAAGACTTGCGGTTTACTGTTTGAAAGATGCCTACTTGCCTTTGAGGCTACTGGATAAGCTCATGTGCATTATCAACTACATGGAAATGGCAAGAGTGACGGGTGTCTCTCTCTGCTGTTTACTAACCAGAGGACAAGGGGTCAAAGTTGTTTCACAGCTGTTGCGAAAA gcGCAAGAGAAAGGCTATCTAATGCCAACGCATCAGAGTCAGGGAAGTGACGAACAATTCGAAGGAGCAACAGTCATAGAGCCAAAACGTGGATACTACAATGATCCGATTGCGACATTGGATTACAGTTCTCTATACCCGAGCATAATAATGGCCCATAATCTCTGCTACACAACGTTACTACTTCCAGCAACTCAACACAAACTGAAActaacgaatgaaaagttttcacaAACACCAACTAACGCCATGTTCGTCAAGTCCTCAGTTAGAAAAGGACTCCTTCcagaaattttagaaaatttattgaatgCTAGAAAATTAGCTAAAACAGAGCTAAAGAACGAAACCGATCCATTCAAACAAAAAGTTTTGGATGGACGACAGTTGGCTCTGAAAATATCAGCCAATTCTGTTTATGGTTTCACCGGAGCACAAGTAGGCAAATTGCCTTGTCTGGAAATATCTAGC AGTACGACAGCTTACGGTCGTGCAATGATAGAGCGAACTAAACAAGAAGTGGAACAAAAATACTGCATTGCAAACGGGTACAAACACGACGCTGTTGTGATATATGGCGACACTGATTCCGTGATGGTTAAGTTTGGTGTAAAGGATATGGCGGAGGCGATGGAGCTTGGAAAGGACGCAGCTGACTtcgtttcgtcaaagttcATAAAACCAATCAAGCTggaattcgagaaaatttattttccgtatctattgataaacaaaaaacgatACGCAGGTTTATTATTCACTAAGCCAGATAAATACGATAAAATGGACTGCAAGGGATTGGAAACCGTGAGAAGGGACAACTGTCCGTTGGTTGCCAACATGATGAACACTTGTTTGCAGAAATTGTTGATAGATAG AGATCCGGATGGGGCGACAGACTACGCGAAACAAATCATAAGTGATCTCCTCTGCAACCGTATAGACATTTCGCAACTTGTGATAACAAAGGAACTTACAAAGACTGAATACGCGGCCAAACAGGCTCACGTCGAGTTGGCGGCAAAAATGAAGAAGCGAGACGCAGGAACGGCTCCGAAACTCGGCGACAGAGTTCCGTACGTTTTTACGTCCGCCGCAAAAGGGACACCGGCATATCTGAAAGCAGAGGATCCGATTTACGTCCTCGAAAACAGCATTCCTATAGACTCAAATTACTACCTGGAAAACCAACTGTCCAAACCTCTTCTCAGGATATTTGAACCTATTCTTGGAGACAAAGCTGAATCTCTATTACTGAGGGGAGAACATACCCGCACCAAATCTGTAGCGACTTCACGTGTCGGAGCATTGGCCGCATTTACGCAAAAGAAGGAAACTTGTATGGGGTGTAAAGCCATCATGCCCGCAGGGCGAGAGCACATGGCTTTATGCCAGCACTGTGAATCTCGCGAACCTGAACTTTTCCAACACGAATTATTACTCGGCAGGAAGTTGGAGGAAAAATTCTGCAGATTGTGGACAGAGTGTCAAAGATGCCAGGGTAGTTTGCATCAGGAAGTTTTGTGCACCAG CCGAGACTGTCCGATTTTTTATATGAGGAAAAAAGTTAGGATTGAACTGGATGCACAGGAGAAGCGAATTGACAGATTCGGGATTCCAGCCTGGTAG